Genomic window (Croceicoccus sp. Ery15):
AGCTTGTCGAACGGCAAGCGTTCCAGCGATTCCTTGTTGCGGATCGAAATCATGCCGACCGCGCCATTCTCGCTGGCATATCTGGTCTTGGTATCGCCCAGTGTCGCCGCAACCTCGCCCGAAACCGTTTTGGGCGCGCCCGATACGATCACCACGATCTTGCCCGCAATATCGACGCCCGCATAATCGTCGATCCCGTTTTCGGGGCTGTGGATGCCCTGCCCGACGAACACCATCGGCGCGGTCAGATCGACCTGCCTGTCGGTAAAGCTGCCGCCCGCGACGAAGTCCTTGCCCGGTTCCAGCACCATTTCGCCATCGGGCGTGGTGATGGTCAGCGCGGCAGATGCCGTGCTGGCATTGCGGAAAACAATGTCCTGCATCCAGCTGCCGTTATTGGCAGGTTCCAGTCCCATGGCACGATAGCGCGAGGCGACATAGGCGGCGGCAATGTCGTAATATTCGCTGCCCGTGTCGCGCCCCTGCAGCAGATCGTCGGCGAGGAATGTGACGGTGGCCGCAATCTCGTCCGCGCTGATCGCGGCGGCGGCGGGATCGGAGCGCTCGGCCGGAGAAAGTGTGGCGGTTTGGGCAAGGGCAGCAACCGGCGAAAGGGCGCAACCGGCAAGCGCGGCGGCGAGGATAAGCTTGCGCATCGGGAAGGGGCGATCCTTACAATTGAGACTATATGTCCCGTTTAGCAGGTGAACCGTTGCTGGCAATGCCCGCGTCTGCGGCATCCTCGTCGCGGCGCCGGATCGGGAACAGTTTCATATAGGTAAGGCAGCGCCACAGCCATTCCAGCGGGCCAAAGCGGAAGCGGGCAAGCCAGGGCGCCGACCACAGCAGCATCACCGCCATGCCGCCTGCCGCCCATGCCCACAGCGCCAGCCGGTGCCAGTCGCCATAGAGCCCCAGCCCCCAGCCAAGGAACACCGCGCCCATCAGCACCGAGGAAGCGATGTAGTTCGTGAACGCCATCCGCCCCGCCGCTGCCATACGCCGGCCCAAAGCCGTCCGGCCCAGCGCGGGCGCGAAAGCCACCAGCAGCGCGGCATAGCCGAGTATCATCGGCAGGCGCAGCAGCGAGGCAGGGCCGAATTGCACCCAGAAGCTGACGGCGGGATAATGGTTATACTGGATGCCCATAATCGCCAGTGGCAGGGTGAACACGATGGTGGCGACGATCCCGGTCGCCCCCCACACGATCATCCCGCGCCTGCTCCACCCGCCCGAGAAAAAGCCCATGCGGTACAGCGCGGCGCCCAGCAGCATCAGCCCCAGATAACCCGGCCCCGTGACCGGCATGAAGGCAATGCGGTCCCACACGCTGCGCGTTTCGTGCCGCCACGCGACCAGATCGGTAAAGCTGCCCGTCTTGCGCACCGCGTCACTGGCGTGGCTCTGGCCGCGCATCGCCTCGACCTCGGCATCGTATCCAGAGCGGGCTTCGCTGGCGGCAGGAGCATCGAGCGCGGCCAGCTCGTCCGCGGGCCATAGCGCGATGCCGCCCATGATCCCCATGTAAAAGCTTGCGAACAGGCCGATGAACAGCAATGCCCGTGCGCCCAGCGGCAGGAACAGCATCGCGACCAGCCCGACCACCGCATAGTCCAGCAATATATCGCCGAAAAACAGCAGATAATAATGCAGCGCCCCGAACAGGGCGAGCCACAACAGCCGGCGCCCCTGCAACAGCAGCGCGCCCGCCATGCCGCGCCGCGCCGCCGCACGGTCGACGAAAATCGCCATTCCCGCCCCGAACAATAATGCAAACAAACCGCGCAGCTTGCCGTCGAGGAACAGGTACTGGATCAGCCAGCCCGCCTCTTCCCAAAAGCCCGCGGGATGCAGGATGCCCCAGTAATAATAGGGCCCCGTGCGCGCGAAACCGACGACATTGGCCGCCAGAATGCCCAGCACGGCGAAACCGCGCAGCAGGTCGAGGCTTTCGATACGCCGCGCACCCACCGGCTGGTCCGGTGTCGCGCCCCCGATGTCGCTTGTCGCCAATGTCTGCCCCCTCGATTCGAGCGGGCAGCCTAAACGCTATTGCGCGTCAGGCGAAACTCTTGACCAGCAGCATCAGCGACGGGTCGGCCTCGAAGCTGCGCGCCTCGAACCCTTTTTCGCGTTCGAGTTCGATGGCGGCATGGTACTCGCGGTCCTCGATCGCAATCACTTCGCGCAGGCCCCGTTCCTCGGCGGCATGGCTCAATACGTCCAGCATGGCCCAACCCACGCCGCGCCCGCGATAATCCTTGTGCACCGATACGGCGACCTCGCCCGTTTTCATCGCCGTGTCGCACGCCAGCAATGCCGATGCGACCAGCGCGCCGTTCACCGTGTCGAAGGCAAGGAAATTCTCGGTCTGCCAATGGTCAACGCTGACCAGCGGGTCCAGCTGCCGGTCGCCCAGACGCGCGCCCGCGTTCAGAAAGCGGAAGCGGCGGTCTTCCTCGCTGACATTGCCGAAAAAATCTTTCAGCAAACCCTGATCGTCCGGCTGCACGCTGCGCACGGACAGGTTTACCGCATCGCGGGTCACGACTGTTTGCTCTTCCATGATCTGCATCCCTTCACCGGTGTT
Coding sequences:
- a CDS encoding DUF418 domain-containing protein, translated to MATSDIGGATPDQPVGARRIESLDLLRGFAVLGILAANVVGFARTGPYYYWGILHPAGFWEEAGWLIQYLFLDGKLRGLFALLFGAGMAIFVDRAAARRGMAGALLLQGRRLLWLALFGALHYYLLFFGDILLDYAVVGLVAMLFLPLGARALLFIGLFASFYMGIMGGIALWPADELAALDAPAASEARSGYDAEVEAMRGQSHASDAVRKTGSFTDLVAWRHETRSVWDRIAFMPVTGPGYLGLMLLGAALYRMGFFSGGWSRRGMIVWGATGIVATIVFTLPLAIMGIQYNHYPAVSFWVQFGPASLLRLPMILGYAALLVAFAPALGRTALGRRMAAAGRMAFTNYIASSVLMGAVFLGWGLGLYGDWHRLALWAWAAGGMAVMLLWSAPWLARFRFGPLEWLWRCLTYMKLFPIRRRDEDAADAGIASNGSPAKRDI
- a CDS encoding GNAT family N-acetyltransferase, with amino-acid sequence MEEQTVVTRDAVNLSVRSVQPDDQGLLKDFFGNVSEEDRRFRFLNAGARLGDRQLDPLVSVDHWQTENFLAFDTVNGALVASALLACDTAMKTGEVAVSVHKDYRGRGVGWAMLDVLSHAAEERGLREVIAIEDREYHAAIELEREKGFEARSFEADPSLMLLVKSFA